One Armatimonadia bacterium DNA segment encodes these proteins:
- a CDS encoding TadE/TadG family type IV pilus assembly protein has product MVRLTDSYANWSRRHRGKRACGSVAVEFAIVAPMLIIFMFGAIEFGLIFKDMLTLNQAAREASRTAAVGKSTSEIVAKMTAAGATLRTADITYYLERGVYNGSTGAWTYTTLGDTATTPVRNDALSGDQVRVRLEYPHRLVTGGLFSRLANAQNGTAIRLRGTMVMRRE; this is encoded by the coding sequence GTACGGCTAACCGATTCCTACGCCAACTGGTCTCGGCGGCACCGAGGGAAGCGGGCCTGCGGCAGCGTTGCAGTCGAGTTCGCTATCGTCGCTCCGATGCTGATCATCTTCATGTTCGGGGCGATCGAGTTCGGGCTCATCTTCAAGGACATGCTCACCCTCAACCAGGCGGCACGCGAGGCCTCGCGAACCGCCGCAGTGGGCAAGTCTACCAGCGAGATCGTTGCGAAGATGACGGCGGCAGGGGCGACCCTCCGAACCGCAGACATCACTTACTACCTGGAGCGCGGGGTCTACAACGGCAGCACGGGCGCGTGGACCTACACAACTCTGGGGGATACCGCGACGACACCGGTTCGCAACGACGCCTTGTCGGGTGACCAGGTGCGGGTGCGTCTCGAGTATCCCCACCGACTGGTAACTGGGGGCCTGTTCTCCCGCCTCGCCAACGCGCAGAACGGAACTGCTATCAGACTCCGCGGCACGATGGTCATGAGGCGTGAGTAA
- the cpaB gene encoding Flp pilus assembly protein CpaB: MRLTRRVAIGIALVCGGLAAVLTMVYLKSMVPKKPLQPPPPTEREVVVPTVDIPASTIIASGMLTTRKVKVEEAPKSAPSSPAEVVGCVALVPLPSQRPIGMEQVARRGAGMGRLSGIVPPGMRAVTVAVDPVVGVAGLLKAGDRVDVIATFEVEQDTVARTILQDVELLALGTETSTTPTTEEVKGAEASGAAPQGQAGQGQGQQQGQQQGQQQGQAQGQPKSGSAPAGGGAEKKTLYPNATLAVSPEDAQKLIIADQRGDLRLALRPVGEHDFIPVPQQNLSSVAGPEYQRFLAQKKAAREQKPQPAAQQAPQPGQTMAPQGWTGTQPQQPTRSAPAAHKPQKRVPEVEIIRGNQSTTVAP; this comes from the coding sequence ATGCGCCTAACGCGACGAGTCGCGATAGGTATCGCCTTGGTATGCGGCGGACTAGCTGCCGTGCTCACGATGGTGTACCTCAAGAGCATGGTCCCCAAGAAGCCCCTGCAGCCACCACCTCCCACCGAGCGTGAGGTGGTCGTGCCCACGGTGGACATCCCCGCGAGCACCATCATTGCCAGCGGGATGCTGACGACTCGGAAGGTCAAAGTGGAGGAAGCCCCCAAGTCGGCTCCCTCGTCACCGGCTGAGGTCGTCGGTTGTGTCGCTCTGGTACCCCTTCCCTCTCAGCGACCGATCGGTATGGAACAAGTTGCGAGACGCGGAGCGGGCATGGGACGACTCTCGGGAATTGTCCCACCGGGCATGAGGGCTGTCACCGTCGCCGTAGATCCGGTAGTCGGTGTGGCAGGGCTCCTCAAGGCCGGCGATCGCGTGGATGTGATTGCCACCTTCGAAGTGGAACAGGACACCGTGGCTCGGACCATCCTCCAGGATGTTGAGCTCCTGGCACTCGGCACCGAAACCAGCACGACCCCCACCACTGAGGAAGTCAAGGGTGCAGAAGCGTCCGGTGCCGCTCCGCAGGGCCAGGCCGGGCAGGGCCAGGGCCAGCAGCAGGGCCAGCAGCAGGGCCAGCAGCAAGGCCAGGCTCAGGGGCAGCCCAAGTCGGGCTCAGCCCCGGCCGGAGGGGGAGCCGAGAAGAAGACCCTCTACCCGAACGCCACCCTGGCCGTCTCACCTGAGGACGCCCAGAAGCTGATCATCGCCGACCAACGTGGTGACCTCCGTCTGGCGCTGCGACCCGTGGGTGAGCACGACTTCATCCCGGTTCCCCAGCAGAACCTGTCCTCAGTGGCTGGACCAGAGTACCAACGCTTCCTGGCGCAGAAGAAGGCTGCACGGGAGCAGAAACCTCAACCCGCAGCGCAGCAAGCGCCACAGCCCGGGCAAACCATGGCGCCCCAGGGCTGGACGGGCACGCAGCCGCAGCAACCGACCAGGAGTGCTCCTGCCGCCCACAAACCTCAGAAGCGCGTTCCCGAGGTCGAGATCATCCGCGGCAATCAGAGCACGACGGTCGCTCCCTAG
- a CDS encoding BON domain-containing protein — protein MKRWPRHSHQPPTPGLRPLLMAVGMACLFCFVLENCFASDALVLKQGDARILKFNKMTRVWVTDPSIIDVVVAGYNELLVYSKTVGYTKLYVWDAQGRHEYAVETKRLPTADQVLREISSYLGRGLRYNIVDDKTVFIDGEVESTAERDRVAQVVEATSNGLKVVNLVRVRDANLTAAESYRRGFEKLFPGQFTYTAIDDQTLVLEGEVATTAEKQRLTAILTAASGIKTVDLVRCLENQLTPQQQRIESIKQAVGDVYRYQALEDKILVISGEAASEAELKRIDKIATAAAGDLTVINAVMLASDTRSPAARYAEVLKATLGSQYKLTPMGDTGLVVEGAAQTSADEARVRQIVDLLKGSVQVVNLVSAGGAQTAGQKTQAMLKEALGDRYQVSLLTNDVVLVDGLAATTAEKDRVDKLVAAVPADTKVVNCVAIGEPGHDNRAAARYAEALRTVLGGNLTYRVLDDNTLMVEGEAISAADKAKTDSVLKALSGGVNVLNLVTVKPGLEVVGDSAAARKARVVQQVLGDKYKASVVDEKTVLVQGVAPGEAEQQRLEGVLRQIAGDVTIVSMIDAGVGASTLTPAQRAIQSLKAVVPAEVKLVELDAKTVLVEGIVPTTIEKDRMDKIAEMTAKSSQVNVVSLVLTQMQSKTPAARRIEGLKKILGDKYNYIVWDDETVLVDGQVDSQQELDRVTKILEAADKDWKVGNLVTYGAAGAGTTTPEASAAVVERLSKAIGEPYRVWHLKSSKYVVEGVSTDQVAANRLQEILKAFTDEGEILNLTTLAETPTVSLTARAEALRTVLGDDFQVKTLQGRAVVVEATVPTKVAAERARSIMSAMGSDVPIVDLVTVVDPAKRQVVAHVKVVDITQGGSKKLGIDWGNIVAGSQEGTVSFGDQPFLFNLNDGAHKVGDVGANLNALRQNDQARILAEPNLVVNDGEEAEILVGGEVPIPVPQTGQGGSAITIEYKQYGVVLRIKPQIMADGKSVKLEVEPEVSSVDTSTQVSIGGIAVPAFRTRRAKTTLDMPDGATLVIGGLIQQDQSKVVRAIPFLSKLPILGEFFKSTDTQQRRNELVILVTPEILQPSKP, from the coding sequence ATGAAGCGCTGGCCCCGGCACAGCCACCAGCCTCCAACACCTGGCCTTCGTCCGTTGCTGATGGCTGTTGGAATGGCCTGCCTGTTCTGCTTCGTCCTCGAGAACTGCTTCGCCAGCGACGCGCTGGTCCTGAAGCAGGGCGATGCCCGCATCCTCAAGTTCAACAAGATGACTCGGGTGTGGGTCACCGATCCCAGCATCATCGACGTCGTCGTCGCTGGCTACAACGAACTGCTTGTCTACTCCAAGACCGTGGGCTATACCAAGCTCTACGTCTGGGACGCCCAGGGCAGACACGAATATGCCGTGGAGACCAAGCGTCTCCCAACGGCCGACCAGGTGCTGCGAGAGATCAGCAGCTACCTCGGCCGTGGGCTGCGCTACAACATCGTCGATGACAAGACGGTCTTCATCGACGGTGAGGTCGAAAGCACCGCTGAGCGCGATCGCGTCGCCCAGGTCGTCGAGGCCACCAGCAATGGCCTCAAGGTCGTCAACCTCGTCCGCGTACGCGATGCCAACCTCACCGCGGCTGAGTCCTACCGCCGCGGTTTTGAGAAACTCTTCCCCGGACAGTTCACGTACACTGCGATCGACGACCAGACCCTCGTCCTGGAGGGAGAGGTCGCAACCACTGCTGAGAAGCAGCGCCTCACCGCCATCCTCACCGCCGCCAGCGGCATCAAGACCGTCGATCTGGTCCGCTGCCTGGAGAACCAACTCACACCTCAGCAGCAGCGCATCGAAAGCATCAAGCAGGCTGTCGGCGACGTCTACCGCTACCAGGCGCTCGAGGACAAGATCCTCGTCATCAGCGGCGAGGCGGCCTCTGAGGCCGAGCTGAAGCGCATCGACAAGATCGCCACCGCCGCAGCCGGCGACCTGACCGTCATCAACGCTGTCATGCTTGCCAGCGATACCCGTTCACCGGCCGCGCGCTATGCCGAGGTCCTGAAAGCGACCCTCGGATCCCAGTACAAACTCACCCCGATGGGCGATACGGGTCTCGTCGTCGAAGGCGCTGCTCAGACCTCGGCTGACGAGGCCAGGGTGCGCCAGATCGTGGACCTCCTCAAGGGGAGCGTACAGGTAGTCAATCTGGTGTCCGCCGGTGGCGCACAGACAGCCGGGCAGAAGACACAGGCCATGCTCAAGGAGGCCCTCGGCGACCGCTACCAGGTGTCCTTGCTTACCAACGATGTCGTGCTGGTCGACGGGCTGGCAGCCACCACTGCTGAGAAGGACCGGGTGGACAAGCTCGTGGCCGCAGTGCCCGCTGACACCAAGGTCGTCAACTGCGTAGCGATAGGCGAGCCGGGGCATGACAACCGAGCCGCTGCCCGTTACGCGGAGGCCCTCCGGACCGTGCTCGGCGGCAACCTGACCTACCGCGTGCTCGACGACAATACGCTCATGGTCGAGGGTGAGGCCATCAGCGCCGCGGACAAGGCGAAGACCGACAGCGTCCTGAAGGCCCTCAGTGGCGGCGTCAACGTCCTGAACCTCGTGACGGTCAAGCCAGGGCTGGAGGTCGTCGGAGACTCGGCCGCGGCCCGCAAGGCGAGAGTTGTCCAGCAGGTGCTCGGCGACAAGTACAAGGCCTCGGTGGTAGACGAGAAGACCGTCCTGGTCCAGGGCGTCGCACCAGGCGAGGCCGAGCAGCAGCGGCTTGAAGGTGTGCTGCGACAGATTGCCGGTGACGTGACGATCGTCAGCATGATCGATGCCGGCGTCGGTGCAAGTACCCTCACGCCCGCGCAGCGCGCCATCCAGAGCCTCAAGGCGGTTGTCCCGGCTGAGGTCAAGCTCGTGGAACTCGATGCGAAGACCGTGCTCGTCGAGGGCATCGTCCCGACCACCATCGAGAAGGACCGCATGGACAAGATCGCGGAGATGACCGCGAAGTCAAGCCAGGTAAACGTCGTGTCGCTCGTGCTGACGCAGATGCAGTCGAAGACACCGGCGGCACGCCGGATCGAGGGTCTCAAGAAGATCCTCGGCGACAAGTACAACTACATCGTCTGGGATGACGAGACGGTCCTGGTGGACGGGCAAGTGGATTCCCAGCAGGAGCTGGACCGCGTCACAAAGATCCTCGAGGCAGCGGACAAGGACTGGAAGGTCGGGAACCTGGTCACCTATGGCGCAGCGGGTGCCGGGACCACTACACCGGAAGCCTCCGCCGCTGTCGTGGAGAGACTCTCGAAAGCTATCGGTGAGCCGTACCGGGTCTGGCACCTGAAGAGCAGTAAGTACGTGGTGGAGGGCGTCTCCACCGATCAGGTTGCGGCCAACCGACTGCAGGAGATACTGAAAGCCTTCACCGACGAAGGCGAGATTCTCAACCTCACGACGCTGGCTGAGACGCCGACCGTGTCACTGACCGCACGAGCCGAAGCTCTCCGCACTGTCCTGGGCGACGACTTCCAGGTCAAGACACTTCAGGGTCGGGCAGTGGTGGTCGAGGCCACAGTGCCCACCAAGGTCGCAGCCGAGCGAGCGCGATCCATCATGAGCGCCATGGGCAGTGATGTGCCGATCGTTGATCTGGTCACAGTCGTGGACCCGGCCAAGCGGCAAGTGGTAGCCCACGTCAAGGTAGTCGATATCACCCAGGGCGGATCCAAAAAACTGGGCATCGACTGGGGCAATATCGTCGCGGGCAGCCAGGAAGGCACGGTCAGTTTCGGGGATCAGCCCTTCCTGTTCAACCTCAACGACGGAGCCCACAAGGTCGGCGACGTAGGAGCGAACCTCAACGCACTCAGGCAGAACGACCAGGCGCGGATCCTCGCGGAGCCCAACCTGGTGGTCAACGACGGCGAGGAGGCCGAGATCCTCGTCGGGGGAGAGGTTCCCATTCCGGTTCCCCAGACGGGACAGGGCGGCTCGGCCATCACAATTGAGTATAAGCAGTACGGCGTAGTACTGCGCATCAAGCCGCAGATCATGGCGGACGGCAAGTCGGTGAAGCTGGAGGTCGAGCCGGAGGTCAGCTCCGTGGACACCTCCACCCAGGTCAGCATCGGCGGTATCGCCGTTCCCGCTTTCCGCACACGACGCGCCAAGACCACCTTGGATATGCCGGACGGCGCGACACTGGTCATCGGTGGCCTGATCCAGCAGGACCAGAGCAAGGTTGTAAGGGCGATCCCCTTCCTGAGCAAACTGCCGATCCTGGGAGAGTTCTTCAAGAGCACCGATACGCAGCAACGTCGCAATGAACTGGTGATCCTGGTCACGCCAGAGATACTACAACCAAGCAAGCCCTGA